From the genome of Colias croceus chromosome 12, ilColCroc2.1:
gggtcgcgaacttgtaaaaaaaaaacgttaatccggcattctcgagcgcgattgtttttatttttattttgaagaatataatctaaaacttactaaaaatacaaaatctgccggtttccgcgtgaccgaaagtctggaggagccatttcgtcttccgaaaaacgcgttgcaacatataagtcgcgaacgatacattttacaaaaaaaaaagtttgaataaacataaaaggtaattttattttacacaaaaaaggtctctttacatttttgtccaaagttaaaactttttgacttgaagcatcataaaaactcaaactcccggttttttgagtatacctcgaaaactgagggtgttaagaaaaaatgatatgaaataacgatgattaaaaaaaagaaactctcaaacctttttcggtcagattaagagaacccaccaacatttttgtcagattaagaaaatatgctttcaggagaccgagataaacctcccctatgaaaatctgacgcgctcgagtatttcaaaaggactttttttttctgcattttcaaaaattcatcgtaacttatcgtcacgccgaaatcgtcagtttttttaaggggagcttccttggggcctacttaacaccccttccgaatatctgacgcgctcgagtaaattttttttttgtgcatttttgacgaattaatatgcctagccccaccacgcaaaccggcagattagtataccgttgttatcagaggcacttggggcatacgtagtatgaatatctgacgcgctcgagaatgcccaagtaactatttttttttacatttttgaaaatccgtacacgccaaacccaccgctaaaatggtttttaccatagaagcttttcttttcgaaattattttatctatcgattttgataagtctcgacggcgccgtttaattacgccatttagctacctcgcctccctatctaatatatatttgaaagtttagataaataacagttaaatgtcatacaaaataaagtctACCATTCATATTTGTcaaaaagtacatttttacTCAAGTTTTACGTGAATAGCGGGTTTTATGTCGATAATGttactagaaaaaaatatatcgacGTTACTTAGTTGAGAGACTGCTGAGACAGGTTTATAagtatgattattttaatcattgtTTACGGAGTTGAGACTTGAGAGTTGTTTAACTGAGAGGTGTTTAAGCAACAGATCAGTCAGTTTTTATAAGTAAGGCtggaagagtttgtttgtatgaacgcgctaatctcaagaaccgTGGAtcatattgattaaaaaattatttgattattacatactaggtttccgcccgcggcttcgcccgcgcagtgaaagaaaatcccgcatagttctcgttcccgtgggacttccgggattgcgtcattttcccgggattaaaagtagcctatgtcctttctcgggtttcaaaatatctctaagtataccaaatttcatgcaaattggttcagtagttaaggcgtgattgagtaacagacagacagagttactttcgcatttataatattagtatggatataatttatcgaggaaggctataaagGTTAGCTACCTATGCCATCACGCAATGCTAAGACCATTAGGACTGGAGCAATAGAAcagctaataaataataattaagtgcTCTCAATTTCGCCCTTTTTATGGCAGAGTTTAATCTAaggtttaattattgtaaaaatatcgtTTGGTGTGAAAGAagctttaaattaataacaagtaGGTTTAAATATTCAGTATGTATCTGTTTACTCGTTATATGGTAGAGAAGAAACGGAGAATAACAAGGatcacataggataggttaaAAGCAtatgaaaattatcaaaataaaaatccaaattttttaaatcttatatTTCCCCTTAAATGTATAGTTATTTAGTACTTAAAAATTAGCAGTTACACATTGAGTAATATTCAATTACCTATTTtaaggattaaaaaaattttgaatttattttattgccaATTACTTATggcattttaataaaagtaaatatcacagtttttattaaattaagtgtGACCAATGATATTGTAAAGTAACCTATTATAGTATTGCATGAGCGACATAATAGaggtaaaaaaattgttctaAAAAATGTCTAAAAATGCGGACATTCTACTAAATGAATcctattcttataaaaataaatattattatgagagTATTAccaataatttttgaatggTGATTGcacaaaacaaatttaattgattataaaatattcatacaaacatgatataaagtataaaccatttattataattagtataaACGCACATTTATGGCCTAATTACTTAGgtatcaaatataaaattttcaaatctagAATGTATGAGTCAAAATGGAGTCAAACAgacaaattattatcaaagtaCAACTAGACATAggtattcttttttatatcataagtattatatgaataggtattaaataaattgttagaTGACTAATGTTGCTTCAGGCAACATTCTAATGTATTTATGATGAGTTCAAAAGACAACTACGACATACAAAAAtacctaatatgaatttattctGTACAGGGACTATCTATATAAAGCACCATATTCATTTGAAGAGCTCCACATTTACTCATCGACGGTTAAAcgtattttaaatcaatattttccgGATCGCTAAGCTATAGTATATGATTAGACGTATTATTGGTTcactatattaaaatatatacttgtTACAATGTGGCACTTAATAGAATATTTAactacaaataattacaagCTGAGGACTAAATGATTTTTAAGGTTACTACTATCTACTTATAATTTGTCTTCACATTGCACACAAAaagcaattattttaataatcattCACCAACGTggaaaattagttttaaactGTATTCTATACGTacagcttaataatattatctaggtagtataatttttaatatacaaattacTGAGTAAGTGTACCTCTAACCAGCATGAGtgataatttacatttttattataattacttgtATTATTCCTTTAAGACATGACAATCAcattaatgtttaatattatatataaaaatataaacttacatagattattaataattatattaaatatatattttataataaactatataaGGCATTTTCGTGAATAAACGCTATTACACACATTTGGTTTAATGACTGCTATATtgcaattatttcattatgtatattgtatatacaAAGGTATctattgtttatattacatataataataattaatcagttattttacaaatatggttgtatttataattttatatattcttaacataaactaataatatgacTCTAAATACTGACATCGATATACATAACGAACTTTACATCAGCTAAACAAATGGTGTTATGTACCTCACAgttcataaaaaaacaagcACTCGATCATATTGAGATCaaaatgtacatataaaacaaaatatttcttacctacaattattctaaaatatatatctaattaatgtgggcatttaatttaatactaataaaaGGCAGTGTAGTGTTTGCGCATTTGTCATTAATCCTAGACCTAAACTCAGACGAAGTAACGATATGTACTTGTTATATCAGCCATATTATTATGCATTTCAATTTACGTGgcacacaaattaaaaaaaggtattcatattttataagtatttgaaataattgcTAAGTATTAATACTAAAGCAAAGAGACAAGTGTAGACGTTGAAATTGTGAAGTGACGCTGAGCTTGGCGATCGAAGAGTGGAGCCGGGCGAAGGAAGTGCCCGGAAGGGCGCCCGCCGACCCGCTCGCTCCGCGGGACACGCCATCCAGAACTGAGCTGATGGATACTGCTTGTCATGTTCCACTCGCATCTGAAGATCGTTGAATTTCCAAAAGCCTTTTCCCTTGAAGAAATAAgtttttcctgaaaataataaaattatataaattaatttgccGGAgaaagagatattttgattttaattaagtgtATGATATTTACCATCTTTCCATTGAAATACACTGTCGATATTGTATCCAACGCCTTTCCACATTGCCATGTCTCTGGGGTAGTCTAATTCAACACGTCCGATGTCTTCATCAAACCtgaaataattgataaataggATTAAGTACCAGAAtttaaaactgtaaaatattaaataattaataaagttaggTATTAGGTATACTTACTTCCAATACATAGAACCactgtaaaaatatgtttttccaTTATGTCCCCAAACCATAGCAGCATCTAACTTCTCCAAACTTTCTGGTAAACCAAGCTGAACTAATTTCTTGGGATATCCTGGCATTAGATATTGCGAGTCGAATAGGTACAATTCCTTAcctaatgataaaaataaaagaagaattaaaattgatgaaaaGATGAAAGCAtctaagtatttaaattatatgtaatgTCTAAAAGCTTGAATGTCTTGATATCATAGAAgcttaattatttacttaccaACAAATATTGCGATCTTTCGGTCCGGTCTTTCATAAACAGCATCAACATGAGTTAAGTTCTTTGGAAGGACGGACCACATTCGCGAAATTTCTATCGGATATCCAGGATATCTTCCATTTGCACCGATTCTCCAGTGATACTAAAAGGgacgattaaaatataagttcaaataaattataaatgcaaacaattttacgaatagttaaaaatactcactctatttttaaatataaacagttcTCCTCGAATCAAACTAACGGCATCGTAGCTGGTATCACATGTGTCAGGTTTATCAGATGGAGGAGGTTTTGTAGTGGTAGTTTTCACAGGATAATATGGTTTCTTTTTAGGGTGATCTTGAGCAGGATCAGTGGGATAGTTTGGACGAGGATGTGTTGGGTATTCTGGCCTTACATGGGGATAACGAGGTCTGTACGTTGTAGCATGCGTCGTAGTTTCTGTACGTGGGTAATGGTTGTGAGTCCTTCTAGGATGTTCTTCAGTATTGTTGTGCCTACGATCCGGGTAGTGCGGCCTCTCTGGGTACGAGGGATTTGATCTATCTGGGTAGTTGGGACGCTCGGGATAGTATGGATATCTACTTGGAGGACGGGGATATTGGGGTGTGTACGGCCGATGGTTCGGATGTCTTTCAGGATGGTGATGGTAGATATATGGGCGCCTTGTCGTCGTTGTTGTAGTAgtagttgttgttgttgacGTCGTAGTTGGCGGTGGAGTTTCCACTGGACGGTAATAAGGAATCTTTGCCCATGTCCGCTTGACCTTGGGGcctgaaataaaattggaaCGTAAAGTAAAGATTAAGGAGATCACTAtgataaacatttatattgtGGTTTGGTTTTGTTAAACTTACCGTACATTTGCTGTATACCATTGCGGTCATCTTCTGGTAAAACGAAATTAGGCTGGATACCTTGGTACCATGGAAACATTAGAGCGCCTTTAACAGAGCTGTGACTGAGGCCAAGCGAATGTCCAAATTCATGAGCGGCAACAGCAAACAACGAGGTACCTggcaaaatattgtttttgttaaatattagctttagtaaattgtatttataatttttaaaacgttatcgtaattataatttaaacatcttaaagtacctaatgttTAGATTTTCGACCATCAATATCGATTTCTtctatataggtatgtaactATACAAGTAGgtagataggtaggtaagcAGCAACCACGCCTAGCCATTTGCATGTCAAACCGTAGCTGACCGCGACATGCTCATTTCCGAACATCGAACTTTGCACGGAAAAACTACTTTTGACAGTTAATTAACTAACTAGCACTATACTCCATAGATACAAACTGAACAACCAGCTGACATTTGTTTccgtacattttttatatcatactagtggtccgccccggcttcgctcgtggtacatatttcgcaataaaaagtagcctatgtcctttctcgggtatcagaATATcctcataccaaatttcatgcaaattggttcaatagtttaggcgtgattgagtaacagacagacagacagagttactttcgcatttacaatattaaagtatGGATATTCATTTGAAACATTGTTATACACAAGAAATTAAACGTTAAACTTAATACCGAAACTGAACTAAAATCCTTTTACGTAAGCAGGTATTGATAACAGGAAATATCAATATTGTTTTACTAACAAACACGATTATGGTAGGGTTTCAATTAGTGTGTATTAGCTGTTTACAGAGCTTAGGGAACACGTGTGCATCGATTTAAGCTGTGCACATGTATAGGATTATCGGGAATATAACTGAGAATAGGCCGTTTTTCAACATACGTGTTTATCTTTATACCTACAATATTATTACcatgcaaataaattatttttgatagtCAGTAATCAGTTTCGTttctaaaacaatttaaaactttagtAATGATCATATTGGTCATTTTCATTTTACCTAGAAAGTAACAGcctaacaatttaattatatcaaaGCTCAGACTACCAAAAGAATTTCTGTTCATAATGAAAGTTACGCAAATTCACCTGAAAAACGGGCACATTTGATAGATTATATTTCCTACCTTCTTCGTCGTCATTTTTGGGTTGCAGTAACCACAGTTCCTCGTCATCGAAGTGTGCATCTCCTCCGCGCCCTGTTCCAGGAAAAAACGCATGCGCAAGAATTGAGCCGCGTCCATCGAATGGATATGCGTCGTCATGGAAACgtctgtaaaaaaaattatatagtttaaatttcatagaaaccaattcaaatacaattttgtatttttaatacaatattttgttattatttattaggtgtaTAAAGTTAATTACTAAAATCTAATACATAGACTTATAATGAGAATAGTTGGTCTAGAGTAATATATTCATTCCGCAACAAACAAGTGTGGACGAGCGTAGGTACAGAGCAATCAAACTTGCCTCCCCGGGGTTTTGACTGACACTAACCACCTAATCATTTTTGCCGTGACAAAACAACGAAAGACCTCGTTCTACgttatgaatattttgtagGGATATTGCTAGTGTTACCTATTGATTTTTGTGACTATGATAGATTGAGTAGGtacaattttgtaattaagGTGCTACATGTACTCCTGAGCATTGGAAGAATTGCTAAATGTATCGAAGAGCAAAATATTgtgacataatttattaaataaattgatttcatTATACCTATTAACAGCGCGAGCtttcgtaaaatattaaaatattacgctcgggaatgttttaaattgttttcaacGTTGTGTGTGATACATTCGTTTCTCCAAAAACGTTAAAATGAGGAAGTCCCGCGTTGACATAGGCCATCAAATATAATGGTTTCGAAATGGAAAGTTTCCGAATCGGGGATGATTTATTACGCTCTACTTCAATTGCCGATGAGAAGCGCTTGTATAATACCCAAATGGTTTAATACGCATATCAAATGTTTTACTGTAGatctattatattaaatatttatgattattaataataatctaatataattaataatattagatttttatgattaactagctgttccgcccggtttcacccgcattgcgcggctcctattggtcgtagcgtgatgatatagccttaaatgggctatctaacaccgaaagaattttaattatataaaacattaaataggaccagtagttcttgagattagcgcgttcaaacaaacaaactcttcagcttaatagtattagtatagattaatttaataaattaaatatgcccaagaataaaaaaagctttaagaaaataaataaagctgcCCAGAAAGCTGCTACTTGGATACTTACAgtatactatgtagtaatCATGAAGTAGAGTGATAAGTATCTTTATTAAAgttattctaaaattataacatatacctactttacaatatgtaaatatttatcaattggatatgaaatgaataaatgttttaaacaaCGTTTAAAACGATAAAGATATTAGGTTCACATTGAGTAATTGCATGCATGCCATTTGCAAGTTTGAGAACGCAGTTAGCTTGCATATATGCCTTATTACTTGagtaatattacatttatgaGAGCAGTAAATCTTGTAGATACATTGAGCAGTGCTGTGCTTTCTGTGTTCACTGTTAAATGTTCATTGGAGCGAATAAACTCAAGGAGGTTAACAACTAATGTGGAAATTATGGGTGAACGACTATGGAATTAATGAGAAtggtttttaattaacttataaAAGGTTTTATGCTttgttaacaattttattattatggtggcttttattacatttcattAAGTTG
Proteins encoded in this window:
- the LOC123696002 gene encoding matrix metalloproteinase-2-like; translation: MTKYHSNEIEGSTDLDRCRIPNMVQYEGKEELEKRCSLVCRWYKEKDEYGKRSIITRVRMDVYSESKRAADLKFKCARGRECVKFRTMGVHVRGLAVIGLVLMLVATTLAAPARSRLGRSTHIERNTRSYLEQFGYLKKGQPEVGNLLMGDVSHSYEDEFRIAIKTLQEFGGIPVTGEIDHETKELMKKKRCGRPDREPENYENGGRKKRFAVQGEKWKHTNLTWSLSQSRRPSQLDPHGTRSVLARALDVWEQASRLTFTEVNSDDADIVVSFAKRFHDDAYPFDGRGSILAHAFFPGTGRGGDAHFDDEELWLLQPKNDDEEGTSLFAVAAHEFGHSLGLSHSSVKGALMFPWYQGIQPNFVLPEDDRNGIQQMYGPKVKRTWAKIPYYRPVETPPPTTTSTTTTTTTTTTTRRPYIYHHHPERHPNHRPYTPQYPRPPSRYPYYPERPNYPDRSNPSYPERPHYPDRRHNNTEEHPRRTHNHYPRTETTTHATTYRPRYPHVRPEYPTHPRPNYPTDPAQDHPKKKPYYPVKTTTTKPPPSDKPDTCDTSYDAVSLIRGELFIFKNRYHWRIGANGRYPGYPIEISRMWSVLPKNLTHVDAVYERPDRKIAIFVGKELYLFDSQYLMPGYPKKLVQLGLPESLEKLDAAMVWGHNGKTYFYSGSMYWKFDEDIGRVELDYPRDMAMWKGVGYNIDSVFQWKDGKTYFFKGKGFWKFNDLQMRVEHDKQYPSAQFWMACPAERAGRRAPFRALPSPGSTLRSPSSASLHNFNVYTCLFALVLILSNYFKYL